One genomic window of Paenisporosarcina antarctica includes the following:
- a CDS encoding H-type small acid-soluble spore protein gives MNAQRAQEIASSPILAEVFCDGIPIYIQHVDENKGRARIYPLNEPENEQEVSLANLIEQ, from the coding sequence ATGAATGCTCAACGAGCGCAAGAAATTGCTTCATCCCCTATCTTGGCTGAAGTGTTTTGTGATGGAATTCCAATCTATATTCAACATGTAGATGAAAATAAAGGAAGAGCTAGAATTTATCCTCTCAATGAACCAGAAAATGAACAAGAAGTATCATTAGCGAACTTAATAGAACAATAA